A region from the Streptomyces lydicus genome encodes:
- a CDS encoding glycosyltransferase 87 family protein, with protein sequence MTALELEASTDPRGGHPGRGLLRRHPTRAAALACLVSFTLFWFAQRLAHVTMLDLMVYRAEGFTVRNGGSLYDMVATSAHLPNTYPPFAALLFTPLTLLGVPAMRTLATAGNLALLLAVVHLSLRLAGRPRHLPRPAATLAVSALLVWCEPVWTTLRYGQINLLLAALVLWDLTRRDTHRLAGVGTGIAAGLKLTPALFAVLLALAGAVRAGQLLRSGAGVRAARNPWLRQAGVATATFLATALLSALALPRDAHRFWTETVFAADRVGEVEITANQSLRGALARLLHTHDPGLVWLVAAGLTAALGLALAAAALLRGRRDWAAVTCAATALLVSPISWSHHWVWCVPMVILLGSEALHQAHTAARRWWAAATGLGLLFCSFALWWVPHRWHHHEELHQNGVQMLLSDVYPLAGLALLALAGARLCRRGRRPGRGSGSRTASAGGGG encoded by the coding sequence GTGACCGCGCTGGAGCTGGAAGCGTCCACCGACCCCCGCGGCGGCCATCCCGGCAGGGGCCTCCTTCGCCGGCACCCGACCCGTGCGGCGGCCCTCGCCTGCCTGGTCTCGTTCACGCTCTTCTGGTTCGCGCAGCGCCTCGCCCACGTGACGATGCTCGACCTCATGGTCTACCGCGCCGAGGGCTTCACGGTCCGCAACGGCGGGTCCCTCTACGACATGGTGGCGACCTCGGCGCACCTGCCCAACACCTACCCGCCCTTCGCAGCGCTGCTGTTCACCCCGCTCACCCTCCTCGGCGTCCCCGCGATGCGCACCCTCGCCACGGCCGGCAACCTCGCGCTGCTCCTCGCCGTCGTCCACCTCTCGCTACGGCTGGCCGGCCGGCCCCGGCATCTCCCCCGGCCCGCCGCGACGCTCGCGGTCTCGGCGCTGCTGGTGTGGTGCGAGCCGGTGTGGACGACGCTGCGCTACGGCCAGATCAACCTGCTGCTCGCCGCGCTCGTGCTGTGGGACCTGACCCGCAGGGACACCCACCGGCTCGCAGGTGTCGGCACCGGGATCGCGGCCGGCCTCAAGCTCACCCCGGCACTGTTCGCCGTACTCCTCGCGCTGGCCGGCGCCGTCCGGGCCGGGCAGCTGCTCCGCTCCGGCGCGGGGGTGCGCGCCGCCCGCAACCCCTGGCTGCGGCAGGCCGGCGTCGCCACCGCCACCTTCCTGGCCACCGCCCTCCTCTCCGCGCTCGCGCTGCCGCGTGACGCGCACCGCTTCTGGACCGAGACCGTCTTCGCCGCCGACCGGGTCGGCGAGGTGGAGATCACCGCGAACCAGTCCCTGCGCGGCGCCCTCGCCCGGCTGCTGCACACCCACGATCCGGGCCTCGTCTGGCTGGTGGCCGCCGGTCTGACCGCGGCCCTCGGCCTGGCACTGGCGGCCGCGGCGCTGCTGCGCGGCCGGCGCGACTGGGCGGCCGTCACCTGCGCGGCGACCGCACTCCTGGTCAGCCCGATCTCCTGGTCCCACCACTGGGTGTGGTGCGTACCGATGGTGATCCTGCTCGGCTCCGAGGCACTGCACCAGGCCCACACCGCCGCACGACGCTGGTGGGCGGCGGCCACCGGGCTGGGCCTGCTGTTCTGTTCCTTCGCGCTGTGGTGGGTACCGCACCGCTGGCACCACCACGAGGAACTGCACCAGAACGGCGTCCAGATGCTGCTCTCCGACGTCTATCCGCTCGCCGGTCTTGCGCTGCTGGCACTGGCCGGGGCCCGGCTGTGCCGGCGCGGCAGGCGGCCGGGGAGGGGCAGCGGGTCCCGGACGGCCAGTGCCGGTGGCGGTGGGTGA